In one Culex quinquefasciatus strain JHB chromosome 2, VPISU_Cqui_1.0_pri_paternal, whole genome shotgun sequence genomic region, the following are encoded:
- the LOC6032321 gene encoding uncharacterized protein LOC6032321: protein MSVFFERFTLFCVIAVITALSLIIVTSVQLAHEPEIVINRENGNLLDSLKSVRYAEGKPAVLGVSGEKCPPSDRARLLIVVKSPKRNRKVRQMIRRTWAHPSNLGVQVKFALTRSPEEQASFIRRHLKHFSRRCVPADYLLITSDLFFINTPQITAAINQQLPRSNTIICAKADLRHHQIEPKFLTECDPEAPVLMSRDVVAAAPASEAIIKPYFGARLYLSPVETGKILNGTIDGTDLLFFFSAQVADGARSINRLWMVTRDYRAIEA, encoded by the coding sequence ATGTCGGTATTTTTCGAAAGATTCACGCTGTTCTGCGTGATTGCGGTCATTACGGCACTGTCGCTGATCATCGTGACTTCCGTGCAGCTAGCTCACGAGCCGGAAATCGTGATTAATCGTGAAAATGGCAACCTGCTGGACAGTTTGAAGAGTGTTCGATACGCCGAGGGGAAGCCAGCCGTGCTCGGCGTCAGTGGTGAAAAGTGCCCCCCATCCGATCGCGCAAGACTGCTCATCGTAGTAAAGTCTCCAAAGCGCAACCGCAAAGTGCGCCAGATGATTCGCCGCACGTGGGCTCACCCCAGCAATTTGGGCGTGCAAGTCAAGTTTGCATTAACGAGGTCACCTGAAGAGCAGGCAAGCTTCATACGACGTCACCTCAAACACTTCAGCAGACGCTGCGTTCCGGCTGACTATCTGCTAATTACCAGCGATCTCTTCTTTATCAACACACCGCAAATTACCGCTGCCATAAATCAACAACTGCCCCGAAGCAACACGATAATATGCGCCAAAGCGGATCTGCGCCACCACCAAATTGAGCCGAAATTTCTCACCGAATGCGATCCGGAGGCGCCGGTACTGATGTCGCGGGACGTCGTCGCGGCAGCACCAGCATCGGAAGCCATCATCAAACCGTACTTTGGTGCCCGTCTCTACCTCAGCCCGGTCGAAACGGGCAAAATCCTCAACGGCACGATAGACGGGACCGATTTGCTGTTTTTCTTTTCTGCACAAGTGGCCGACGGCGCGCGGAGTATCAACAGGCTTTGGATGGTGACGCGGGATTATCGGGCGATAGAGGCGTAG